Part of the Spiribacter salinus M19-40 genome, CATGCGGCCAGGCCCATCATGATGCCTGCCAGCGCGACCACCGCCAGCCCCATTGGCTCGGTAAACAGTCGGCTCATGAGCGTGGGCTGTTGAACGTAAAGCATCGCCGCAATGGCAAATGGCAGAAGCGTCATCACTCGGCCCTGCATCCGCCCCATCGCGGTGAGTGCCTGCACACGTTCTTCCACAGCGGCACGCTCGCGTAGCGTGCTGACCAGCTCATCCAGGGTGCCGGCGAGGTCGCCACCGACCTGCTGTGACACGGTGATAGCGCTGCGCAGTAGGGCCACCTCCTCGGTTGGGATGCGTGCATGTAAATCGTCCAGTGATCGCTCGATCGGTTCACCCAGGCGCTGACGATGGATCAGGTGTGCGAACTCATCCGCAACGGGAGCAGGTTGATGTCGCGCAATGGACTCCAGGCCACGGCTGAGATTGCTACCGGCGCGGAGGCCGCTGGCAAGGGCCTGTAGCGCATCAGGGAACTGACGAATGAAGGCCTTTCGACGCCGCTGGTGCTGCCACCGGTTCCAGGCGGGAGGAATGCGTTGATGCGTTGAGAACCGTTGAGCCTTGCGGCCTGATAAAAGCGCGTTCACCAGACCGAGCGCGGCCAAGGCCGCCGCAGTGAAATTAACGATTGTGAAAGCGGCTGAAGCCCCATCCATGACCTTAGACCCCTTGAATAAGGGGCTTAGTGAAGCGGTCAGGAGGGCCTCAATCAACTACCGTCAGTCGGCTCCTGGCGAAAATAATCCGCGAGATACGCATCGAAGGTCGGCGCTGGCTTGGCCTCCAGCTCAGTTTGCGCGTCGAGTGACTGTGCTGCCTCGCGAGCCAGACGTGTCTGCGTGGCCTCGCTCATTGGTGCATGACGCATGGTCTCGGCGTGCTGGCCAGAGACCCGCAGGCCAAAGTGCACAAACTCCTCATGCCGCGCAC contains:
- a CDS encoding type II secretion system F family protein; translated protein: MDGASAAFTIVNFTAAALAALGLVNALLSGRKAQRFSTHQRIPPAWNRWQHQRRRKAFIRQFPDALQALASGLRAGSNLSRGLESIARHQPAPVADEFAHLIHRQRLGEPIERSLDDLHARIPTEEVALLRSAITVSQQVGGDLAGTLDELVSTLRERAAVEERVQALTAMGRMQGRVMTLLPFAIAAMLYVQQPTLMSRLFTEPMGLAVVALAGIMMGLAAWSIRRIVSIDI